Part of the Musa acuminata AAA Group cultivar baxijiao chromosome BXJ3-10, Cavendish_Baxijiao_AAA, whole genome shotgun sequence genome, ATAAATGGTAATCATAGAATAAACTGACAACAGTTGGTCCTCCACCCATTTCATAACTATCTTCTCCCAGGTTTCAATGGAGCTGCCTGCTTCTCGTGTTGATTCTGTCGTGATCAGGATCGGACTTCTACATCCTTCACCAATGCCATGTCCACCTTGGGAGGACCTGAGCTCCGTCTCACCGCAGCTGGAGATGCTGGACTGTATCTCTCTCCTGTGGGGAAAGACAGCCTCTTCTTCGCAGAAACCACAGAGGATCTGTCTGCAGACTCGATGGTGTCATCTGAAAGGCTCTGGAAGCGGGACTTCGCTCTTGCTGATTCCGTGGGTGCCATGTAGCTCGGAACAGCTGGTGAACCAGCTAGGCTCTCATCGTCTCTCACTGATGCTGCTGCTAAGCTGTGCCTCCTGGATCGCTCAGATTGCAGGCTGACCATGCTCCTCAAGTCGTCTTCCAATGGTACCCAACCACGCTTCGGACTTGCTGATTTCATCTTCCCTGTTAACAATGGTGCCTTCACAGGTGGTGTCGAGGGAGATTGGCGGCTTGCAGGACGACTTGGTTTCTGGTTTGATGGTGACGGCTTATCTGGATTGGCATTGCGACAAGCATAAGCTTTTAAGATTACCCCACCTCCATCACTCTGCATGGCACTCTTGATGGAGGCACGGTCATCGTTCGGTTCTCTATCTGTTGTGCTCCTGGTCTCCCATGGCCTTGCTGCCATCCATCGCTCCAACCAGCTCCAACCCCATTGTAGGTTGTTGGGGTCCATAAACAATGGATTCACTGGCTTTGAGGAACTCTTCCACTGCTGCACAGCAAAATTTGGAAGATAGAAGTACTTGATATTGAAGAATATTATGAATTCAAAAGATATATGAAAGATGCTAAGTggcaacaattttttttttaaaagaaatgtGGCACTAGCACAAATTTATGAGgaaattatattaatagttttaaACATTCACATAGATGCTAAATTCCATTCATAGAATGACCTCGATTACCTGATGAGAAAATGCATAAGCCAGTGCTCTTTCTCTTCTTATTGCAGCCTCTTGCTTGCTTAACAGACTTGCCTCAATCTGTTCTTTTGATTGCAAACTGTCATCCCATTCCTCACCCATCTGTTATTAAAAGAGAAATTAGACATGGTCCAAATTTGCAATTTTTGCTTACTGAAAATGTTTGTTaagtgttttgttttttttttttgctgtccTCCAATAACATATAGTTGAAGAAACACATTTAAAGCGATGAATGGCTACAAAAGCAACTTTATTGGCAAGTATCAAACAGGAACGGAATAGAGAATTAAATCCTAGCAGTCGATTTCCTAGCCTCATGTCTGTTAATCTTGACTCGTGAAAGCATATCTTGATCAATCATGTCCACCATACAAACATGTTTCAAGTACTTATCGAGAAAATAGAAAACACTGAATATGTCTCCCAACATCAATGGGTTCTGAAAGTAGCACATGTGTAGAAATATGCGGACAACCAaattttcttgtttttttgtTTCAATCGTGATGCCTAATTCATGGCATTCAAATTTTAGTTCTCTCTAAATCAGTTATCTGTATGTAAAAACATCAAACTTTGTCAAGGTTGCTTCCTGTCTAGTTGGATGCAAACAAGTGGCATGTAATATACAACTTTAACAACATTTATCAGCAACCCTATGCATAGATGGATGTATGCATAAAGATAAGTCATTTTGACCTCTATAGGAAAACCTGTAAAAGTGAAATTGTGTATTCATTTCATCTTTTTCTACATGCAATTATAGATTTAAGCAATCAACCATGAGATCGAATCAAAAAATATATGCACTAAGCAATATATAAGTTAAATATAAATGGCTACATCATCCTCCTGATTAAATAGATGTTAAGAAAAGCGAACAAATTTTGAATGTGTTCTCAGTTCTGTATAACAAGAAAACTTTGTGCTAAGACAGGAAACAAACATGGAATTTGTGAGAGATCTGATGAAAAAAGTTACCTTCAAACTTTCAAGCTCTCTTTCATGTTTGAGCAGCATTTGTCGCTGAAGAGCCTGGTTCTCTTCTAGCATCCTGATTCTCCTTGAGCGGATCTGTGATTGAACCCTTGCCAGGGTCTGCATGCATCGTAATGTGGTTGTAGCCTGACGCTTAACAGTATCACCATCAACCAGTGACTTCAACCTAACCAACCCTCTCAATGCCCGTAGAGCTCTCCTTGCCTTGACACAAGATTGAAACAATAGGCAATTATGAACAATTAACTAACTTAAGAATTTAAAGAAAGAATTTGTGAAGCTGCAAATTTGGAACAGAATATTAAGACTCGTGTTTTGGCCAATCACTTGTAAGCTGAGAAACATAAAGTTTGGTTTTGCCTACCTGCACAATATAGAAAGCTTACCTTCACATTTTTTGTGCTGTTGGTGAGCTTGATTAGATCATCACAATCTCAGATAAATG contains:
- the LOC135650405 gene encoding protein IQ-DOMAIN 2-like isoform X2 produces the protein MGKKGKWFSAVKRVFSPESKAKKEARLKKKLESGTSKPTDSLERAASEVVPPPPPRHPEEDKVVEIENEQSRHACSAAVAAPAAIEPVVTSSEAAREIIRLKSTTKYPGKTTEEIAAIKIQTAFRGHLARRALRALRGLVRLKSLVDGDTVKRQATTTLRCMQTLARVQSQIRSRRIRMLEENQALQRQMLLKHERELESLKMGEEWDDSLQSKEQIEASLLSKQEAAIRRERALAYAFSHQWKSSSKPVNPLFMDPNNLQWGWSWLERWMAARPWETRSTTDREPNDDRASIKSAMQSDGGGVILKAYACRNANPDKPSPSNQKPSRPASRQSPSTPPVKAPLLTGKMKSASPKRGWVPLEDDLRSMVSLQSERSRRHSLAAASVRDDESLAGSPAVPSYMAPTESARAKSRFQSLSDDTIESADRSSVVSAKKRLSFPTGERYSPASPAAVRRSSGPPKVDMALVKDVEVRS
- the LOC135650405 gene encoding protein IQ-DOMAIN 2-like isoform X1 is translated as MGKKGKWFSAVKRVFSPESKAKKEARLKKKLESGTSKPTDSLERAASEVVPPPPPRHPEEDKVVEIENEQSRHACSAAVAAPAAIEPVVTSSEAAREIIRLKSTTKYPGKTTEEIAAIKIQTAFRGHLARRALRALRGLVRLKSLVDGDTVKRQATTTLRCMQTLARVQSQIRSRRIRMLEENQALQRQMLLKHERELESLKMGEEWDDSLQSKEQIEASLLSKQEAAIRRERALAYAFSHQQWKSSSKPVNPLFMDPNNLQWGWSWLERWMAARPWETRSTTDREPNDDRASIKSAMQSDGGGVILKAYACRNANPDKPSPSNQKPSRPASRQSPSTPPVKAPLLTGKMKSASPKRGWVPLEDDLRSMVSLQSERSRRHSLAAASVRDDESLAGSPAVPSYMAPTESARAKSRFQSLSDDTIESADRSSVVSAKKRLSFPTGERYSPASPAAVRRSSGPPKVDMALVKDVEVRS